A part of Kitasatospora acidiphila genomic DNA contains:
- a CDS encoding ATP-binding cassette domain-containing protein, giving the protein MNAWRLLRHTVPRRDLAAGLTLAAAAELSAAALLGLSGWFLTACAVVTLLANTTWSWMYPSGTVRALALLRTSLRYLERLVSHRVVLATTVTLRGRLVKGTGELSARELRAQRDGTLLARLTTDVEAVAGLPAQAVAPLAGCAVTVVLVEALLLRASPMLGAAEFAVFAGGGWWAIRSGRRARRHLADAAAARTGAQTDLIAARAARNELRCLDAVPQVRAVVAAALEREEAAAAAVAAEQRTGRLGLRLLAALGQGLALLLALQAGIWSQPVADAVGEVLLLAAAWELLDRLPQLLQELAAAQDAAERLGPLAAAVADRQRPALTRGGPVLTVVDLPVEVVADGWLADATVADRQPPALTPGGPVLTVADLPAGNGGRPLTFTVRAPRLVVVTGPNGSGKSTLLGQLAGRVPAAAGRVRLGAAPVADLPAEAVADVLTLVEADDWLADATVAANLCLAAPLAAPEQLRAALAVVGLDALHPDTPVGQGGRALSQGQRRRLAVARAVLRRPRILLLDEPTAGLDRPTAEALLRELRRALPDSALVLALQEQDLALLPWRPDVAVDLTGPTTPRPACGTGDDGSVRADPPPWY; this is encoded by the coding sequence TTGAACGCCTGGCGACTACTGCGCCACACCGTGCCCCGCCGCGACCTGGCCGCCGGCCTCACACTGGCCGCGGCGGCGGAACTGAGCGCGGCGGCCCTGCTGGGCCTGTCCGGTTGGTTCCTGACGGCCTGTGCGGTGGTGACGCTGCTGGCCAACACGACCTGGTCGTGGATGTACCCGTCGGGGACCGTCCGCGCCCTCGCCCTGCTGCGCACCTCGCTGCGCTACCTCGAACGGTTGGTCAGCCACCGAGTCGTCCTCGCCACGACCGTGACCCTGCGCGGCCGCCTGGTGAAGGGCACCGGCGAACTGAGTGCGCGCGAGCTCCGCGCCCAACGCGACGGAACCCTGCTCGCCCGCCTGACCACCGACGTCGAGGCCGTGGCCGGCCTGCCGGCCCAGGCCGTCGCCCCACTCGCCGGGTGCGCGGTCACCGTTGTGCTGGTGGAGGCGCTGCTGCTGCGGGCGAGCCCGATGCTCGGCGCCGCCGAGTTCGCCGTGTTCGCGGGCGGCGGCTGGTGGGCGATCCGCAGCGGCCGCCGGGCCCGGCGGCACCTCGCCGACGCCGCCGCTGCGCGGACCGGCGCACAGACGGACCTGATCGCCGCCCGGGCCGCCCGCAACGAACTGCGCTGCCTGGACGCGGTGCCGCAGGTCCGCGCGGTCGTCGCGGCGGCGCTGGAGCGCGAGGAGGCGGCCGCCGCCGCAGTGGCGGCCGAGCAGCGCACGGGACGCCTGGGCCTGCGGCTGCTCGCCGCCCTCGGCCAGGGGCTCGCCCTGCTGCTCGCCCTGCAGGCAGGCATCTGGTCGCAGCCGGTGGCCGACGCCGTCGGCGAGGTGCTGCTGCTCGCGGCGGCGTGGGAGCTGCTGGACCGCCTTCCGCAACTGCTCCAGGAGCTGGCCGCCGCCCAGGACGCGGCCGAGCGCCTCGGCCCGCTCGCCGCAGCCGTCGCCGACCGGCAGCGGCCCGCCCTGACGCGGGGTGGCCCGGTGCTCACGGTGGTGGACCTGCCCGTCGAGGTGGTCGCCGACGGCTGGCTGGCCGATGCGACCGTCGCCGACCGGCAGCCGCCCGCCCTGACGCCGGGTGGCCCGGTGCTCACGGTGGCGGACCTGCCCGCCGGAAACGGCGGGCGGCCACTGACGTTCACTGTCCGTGCTCCCCGGCTGGTCGTGGTCACCGGCCCCAACGGCAGCGGGAAGTCCACGCTCCTGGGGCAGTTGGCCGGCCGGGTGCCGGCCGCCGCAGGCCGGGTGCGGCTGGGCGCCGCCCCCGTCGCGGACCTGCCCGCCGAGGCCGTCGCCGACGTGCTCACCCTGGTCGAGGCCGACGACTGGCTCGCCGATGCGACCGTCGCCGCGAACCTGTGCCTGGCCGCACCGCTCGCCGCCCCCGAGCAGTTGCGCGCCGCGCTTGCGGTGGTCGGACTCGATGCCCTGCACCCGGACACGCCGGTGGGCCAGGGTGGTCGCGCGCTGTCCCAAGGACAGCGGCGCCGCCTCGCCGTCGCCCGCGCCGTCCTGCGCCGGCCGCGCATCCTGCTGCTCGACGAACCCACCGCCGGACTCGACCGGCCGACCGCCGAGGCGCTGCTGCGCGAACTGCGGCGGGCGCTGCCCGACTCGGCCCTGGTCCTCGCCCTGCAGGAGCAGGACCTCGCGCTGCTCCCGTGGCGCCCGGACGTGGCCGTCGACTTGACCGGCCCGACGACTCCTCGGCCGGCCTGCGGCACCGGGGACGACGGTTCAGTGCGGGCTGAC
- a CDS encoding ABC transporter ATP-binding protein/permease — translation MSTSTALLTELGDERARGQDDEVSARLQAWAEPGRGELRRAGLLRGLAPLGTVLWAAGLAWAAQRGLTSQNGARIPVRVLPGAGLVLAGLAVRSVLLCTADAAAARGARRVRAALRERLLAATLPAHGPTRTGLGDAALAESLTGEVARLSEWLTEYVPARTTMLLGSGLTLAAIATRGWFVALILVAATPLLPANLKVIGLGTQAAVHAQLTAVRHHSARLLDQLRGLPTLIGLGAREAAALSLREDDEELAHRTQTVLRVAFLSTAWIELLITGSLAVVATYCGLALLNYLQLPLVPGHMSLATALFVLVLTPAYFAPARDLARGYHARAEARAAAELIEKTLGSAGTAGEDPDQPAPARRSGGTVGVQLEGVTVRHPGRVDPALEGVRLQLAPGAFLAVTGPSGAGKSTLLAVAAGLAEPTAGTVTHEWDGTSQPPSPAAVAWVGQPAHLLPGTVRDNLLLARPDATDAELAAAFGTLGFGDLLSDLPGGLDTAVGERGSGLSSGQSQQLALVRALLRDAPLLCLDEPTAHLDPVAEARVVAAVRTLTHGRSVLLATHSPALLPLADRTIRLDRGRPH, via the coding sequence GTGAGCACTTCGACCGCCCTGCTGACCGAACTCGGCGACGAGCGGGCCAGGGGCCAGGACGACGAGGTGTCGGCCCGGCTGCAAGCGTGGGCCGAGCCCGGACGCGGGGAGCTGCGGCGGGCGGGCCTGCTGCGCGGGCTGGCACCGCTGGGCACGGTGCTCTGGGCGGCAGGCCTGGCCTGGGCCGCCCAGCGCGGGCTCACCAGCCAGAACGGTGCACGGATCCCGGTACGCGTCCTGCCCGGCGCGGGCCTCGTCCTCGCGGGACTGGCGGTCCGGTCCGTGCTGCTGTGCACCGCCGACGCGGCTGCCGCGCGCGGCGCCCGCCGGGTGCGCGCGGCACTGCGCGAGCGCCTGCTCGCCGCGACCCTGCCTGCGCACGGGCCCACCCGCACCGGACTCGGTGACGCCGCCCTCGCCGAGTCCCTGACCGGCGAGGTGGCCCGGCTGTCGGAATGGCTCACCGAGTACGTCCCCGCCCGCACCACGATGCTGCTGGGCAGCGGCCTGACCCTGGCGGCCATCGCCACCCGCGGCTGGTTCGTGGCACTGATCCTGGTCGCCGCCACACCGCTGCTGCCCGCCAACCTCAAGGTCATCGGCCTCGGCACCCAGGCCGCCGTCCACGCGCAGCTCACGGCGGTGCGCCACCACAGCGCCCGCCTGCTCGACCAGCTGCGCGGACTGCCCACGCTGATCGGACTGGGCGCCCGGGAGGCCGCCGCGCTCTCGCTGCGCGAGGACGACGAGGAACTGGCCCACCGCACCCAGACGGTGCTGCGGGTCGCCTTCCTCTCCACCGCCTGGATCGAGCTGCTGATCACCGGCAGCCTCGCCGTGGTGGCGACCTACTGCGGTCTTGCGCTCCTCAACTACCTCCAACTCCCGCTGGTACCAGGCCATATGAGCCTGGCCACCGCGCTCTTCGTGCTGGTGCTCACCCCCGCCTACTTCGCCCCCGCCCGCGACCTGGCCCGCGGCTACCATGCCCGCGCCGAGGCCCGCGCCGCGGCGGAGCTGATCGAGAAGACCCTCGGCAGCGCCGGCACCGCGGGCGAGGACCCGGACCAGCCCGCGCCGGCCCGACGCAGCGGCGGCACGGTCGGCGTGCAGCTGGAGGGGGTGACGGTCCGTCACCCCGGCCGGGTGGATCCCGCCTTGGAGGGCGTGCGGCTCCAGCTCGCCCCGGGTGCCTTCCTCGCCGTCACCGGGCCGAGCGGCGCGGGCAAGTCGACCCTGCTCGCCGTCGCGGCGGGACTCGCCGAACCGACCGCCGGAACCGTCACCCACGAGTGGGACGGCACCTCCCAGCCGCCGTCACCCGCCGCGGTCGCCTGGGTCGGCCAACCCGCACACCTGCTGCCCGGCACGGTCCGTGACAACCTGCTGCTGGCCCGGCCGGACGCCACCGACGCGGAACTCGCCGCCGCCTTCGGCACGCTCGGCTTCGGCGACCTGCTCTCCGACCTGCCCGGCGGGCTGGACACCGCGGTCGGCGAGCGGGGGAGCGGGCTCTCCTCCGGCCAGTCCCAGCAACTCGCCCTGGTACGAGCCTTGTTGCGGGACGCACCGCTGCTCTGCCTGGACGAGCCCACCGCCCACCTCGACCCGGTGGCGGAGGCTCGTGTGGTGGCGGCCGTGCGCACGCTGACGCACGGCCGGAGCGTGCTGCTCGCCACCCACAGCCCCGCACTGCTCCCACTCGCGGACCGGACGATCCGCCTGGACCGGGGACGGCCTCATTGA